ACAGCGGGACTCCATTGAAATTAATTTAGGAAGTTGTCGCCCCGCTCAAAACGATTTATTTTTTTAAAGTGGTGAGTTTATCGAACCATTCCCGCGCGCAAAAAAGTTGTTAAAAAAGAATCCATAATTTGTTGACCTAACACTATTATTTTCATATACTTAAGGCATAATCAATCTACTGTATACTAACTGCCAATAGTAGTAAAACTATACGAATATGTCAAGCAAAGAATCTGTCATATCAAAGAACATTAAGAAATATCGAAAAAAATTAGATATTTCCCAAGATATCCTTTCAAAAAAGGCTAATCTTGCTTTTCACACCATCGCAAAAATCGAAGCAGGGTCAACACCTAATCCAACTATTGATACTGTAAAAAAAATCGCTGATGCTTTGAATGTAACCATTGATGATTTAATAAAATTATGAACGAATGGATAAAATTAAGTATTGAATATGCTAACCAAAGGAGTTACTTGGATGACCTTTTCCAAGTGTATCCGACTATTCCTGAAGGTATTAGAGATATTGACGACGAACTTTGGAAGGGTATCGAAAAAGCGTTTGAAAAAAGAGATAATATTGCCCTGTTAGATAATCTTTTGAAGCTTGGTTTATTCCCGATCAAGGATTCCTATGTGGCTTATTT
The nucleotide sequence above comes from Elusimicrobiota bacterium. Encoded proteins:
- a CDS encoding helix-turn-helix transcriptional regulator, which gives rise to MSSKESVISKNIKKYRKKLDISQDILSKKANLAFHTIAKIEAGSTPNPTIDTVKKIADALNVTIDDLIKL